From one Lineus longissimus chromosome 3, tnLinLong1.2, whole genome shotgun sequence genomic stretch:
- the LOC135484274 gene encoding uncharacterized protein LOC135484274, with translation MATAKVVQAGKRQRKPNYSAQENLFLAKCYEEFKDIIDTPHRDANINAKKKKAWDNICSQHKTRFPHIERSKDDLKLKLSKLKMESREKLLEKKNSRNKTGGGKPTTEPNPAQQKILDLCEETPGFKGLKSVETPATVSASQDQLPSDAGSDNDGDQSNETAEPAEEVTASATTSRTGTPSSSTIPRKYASFDDLVHIEKKNNFSNEKNLKLKRKKLKLQIQLLQQKVNEVNSPKDDGQVFFHL, from the exons ATGGCAACTGCAAAAGTTGTTCAAGCTGGAAAGAGGCAAAGGAAGCCTAACTACTCGGCCCAGGAAAATCTTTTTCTTGCTAAGTGCTACGAAGAGTTTAAGGATATCATAGACACACCACACAGGGATGCCAATATCAACgcgaagaagaaaaaagcatgGGACAATATCTGTTCACAACACAAGACAAGATTCCCGCATATTGAACGTTCTAAGGATGATCTAAAACTGAAGCTGTCCAAACTGAAGATGGAATCTCGAGAGAAGCTTCTGGAGAAAAAGAATTCACGCAACAAGACAGGGGGTGGAAAACCCACAACTGAGCCCAACCCAGCCCAGCAGAAAATCCTAGATCTATGTGAAGAAACCCCTGGGTTCAAGGGGCTGAAGAGTGTTGAGACTCCTGCTACAGTGTCGGCATCCCAAGACCAATTACCATCCGATGCAG GTTCCGACAATGATGGCGACCAATCGAATGAAACTGCAGAACCGGCTGAGGAAGTGACAGCAAGTGCAACCACAAGCCGTACCGGAACTCCGTCGTCAAGCACGATTCCAAGGAAATACGCCTCATTCGATGATCTAGTtcacattgagaaaaaaaacaacttctcAAACGAAAAAAATCttaaattgaaaagaaagaaacttaAGTTACAGATTCAGCTTTTGCAGCAGAAAGTAAATGAAGTGAACTCGCCCAAAGACGATGGTCAAGTATTCTTTCACCTGTGA